From Lolium perenne isolate Kyuss_39 chromosome 5, Kyuss_2.0, whole genome shotgun sequence, a single genomic window includes:
- the LOC139831403 gene encoding uncharacterized protein translates to MGAGIPPAGIVEAIDKRRRAFLWTGEETCNGGNCKVAWDEVCTLKDRDGLGVLSIRAQISALLSKFLTKLHSDSSAPRACWFRRRYDWTGAQDLGDPHHLDTPAWKGIVAGLETFLSISKVTIGKGDMTAFWTDLWLGDHTLQDRFPNLFSHSTCMNANVATALTSDFRGTVEPRLSQATETDLRNLAFELSFVILCDDVPDSHWDRITNKKLSNKSVYSNSFRHMQIDEVAEKVWKSAAPLKCKIFCWLAGKRRLPTNEHRF, encoded by the coding sequence ATGGGGGCAGGCATCCCCCCTGCTGGCATCGTTGAGGCCATTGACAAACGTCGTCGGGCCTTCCTCTGGACTGGAGAAGAAACTTGTAATGGCGGCAACTGCAAAGTCGCCTGGGATGAGGTTTGTACCCTTAAAGACCGGGACGGGCTGGGTGTACTTTCCATTCGGGCTCAAATCTCTGCCCTTCTTTCCAAATTCCTAACCAAACTTCACTCCGACTCCTCTGCCCCCCGGGCCTGCTGGTTTCGCCGTAGGTACGACTGGACGGGGGCTCAGGACTTGGGAGATCCCCACCACCTCGACACCCCCGCCTGGAAAGGGATTGTTGCAGGCCTCGAAACCTTTCTGTCTATATCTAAAGTCACCATCGGCAAAGGCGACATGACGGCCTTTTGGACTGACCTCTGGCTCGGAGACCACACCCTCCAAGACCGGTTCCCGAACCTCTTCTCCCACTCCACCTGCATGAACGCTAACGTTGCCACAGCCCTGACTTCTGACTTCCGCGGCACGGTGGAGCCCCGCCTGTCGCAGGCCACCGAGACTGACCTCCGTAACCTTGCCTTTGAGCTTAGCTTTGTGATTCTGTGCGACGATGTGCCGGATTCGCATTGGGACCGCATCACTAACAAAAAGCTCTCGAACAAAAGTGTCTACTCCAATTCTTTCAGGCATATGCAGATTGACGAGGTGGCGGAGAAAGTGTGGAAAAGCGCTGCTCCCCTTAAGTGCAAGATCTTCTGCTGGCTTGCTGGGAAGAGGCGCCTCCCCACCAACGAGCACCGCTTCTGA